A genomic segment from Tessaracoccus defluvii encodes:
- a CDS encoding DUF5302 domain-containing protein, which translates to MSEAEDREQEPAKLDPKEAMRQALERKKQAEHMSSSHGVTADRGEVHTHGKVGGKREFRRKSG; encoded by the coding sequence ATGTCCGAAGCAGAAGACCGCGAGCAGGAACCCGCCAAGCTCGATCCGAAGGAGGCCATGCGTCAGGCGCTGGAGCGCAAGAAGCAGGCCGAACACATGTCCTCGTCGCACGGCGTCACCGCCGACCGTGGTGAGGTTCACACGCACGGGAAGGTCGGCGGGAAGCGCGAGTTCCGCCGCAAGTCCGGGTAG
- a CDS encoding glycoside hydrolase family 43 protein, whose product MSERYGYALVHFVEDQHGHAEKIYLSLSRGDDPLRWRRLNGGEAVLESVAGTTGVRDPHIIRRHDGSGYHIIATDLCVWAGGPVLDWDAMSRNGSRDLVIWDSPDLVHWSEPRYVTVAPENAGMAWAPEAHYDEDSGDYLVYWSSKLYYDASRTGTSYSRILAAHTSDFVTFTPAQVALDQGVEVIDMTVYVEDAQDPQPGRVHRIAKDNDPQGRGIFHEVGREFFGPFTPVAEGVGREIAEGIEAPLIFRDNQEARWYLWVDSYELDPQGYRVLTTTDLGAGAWVPLQGIELPAATKHGTVLPLTRAEYDALDGARFD is encoded by the coding sequence ATGTCAGAGCGATACGGCTACGCCCTCGTCCACTTCGTCGAGGATCAGCACGGCCATGCCGAGAAGATCTATCTTTCGCTGAGCCGGGGCGACGACCCGCTGCGGTGGCGCCGACTCAACGGCGGTGAGGCGGTCCTCGAGTCCGTCGCCGGCACGACCGGTGTCCGCGACCCTCACATCATCCGACGCCACGACGGCTCCGGCTACCACATCATCGCCACGGACCTGTGCGTCTGGGCGGGTGGGCCGGTGCTGGACTGGGACGCGATGTCCCGCAACGGCAGCCGCGACCTGGTGATCTGGGACTCGCCCGATCTCGTGCACTGGTCCGAGCCCCGCTATGTCACCGTCGCGCCCGAGAACGCCGGCATGGCGTGGGCCCCCGAAGCCCACTACGACGAGGACTCCGGGGACTACCTCGTCTACTGGTCGTCGAAGCTGTACTACGACGCCAGCCGAACCGGCACCTCCTACTCCCGGATCCTCGCCGCCCACACGAGCGACTTCGTCACGTTCACTCCGGCACAGGTGGCACTCGATCAGGGTGTCGAGGTGATCGACATGACCGTCTACGTCGAGGACGCGCAGGATCCGCAACCGGGGCGCGTGCACAGGATCGCGAAGGACAACGACCCGCAGGGACGCGGCATCTTCCACGAGGTCGGCCGGGAGTTCTTCGGCCCCTTCACCCCCGTCGCGGAGGGCGTCGGCCGGGAGATCGCCGAGGGCATCGAGGCGCCGCTGATCTTCCGCGACAACCAGGAGGCCCGCTGGTACCTCTGGGTTGACTCGTACGAGCTCGACCCGCAGGGATACCGGGTGCTGACCACCACCGACCTCGGTGCCGGGGCCTGGGTGCCGCTGCAGGGCATCGAACTGCCGGCTGCGACCAAGCACGGGACGGTCCTGCCCCTCACCCGGGCCGAGTACGACGCTCTCGACGGGGCCCGGTTCGACTGA
- a CDS encoding FhaA domain-containing protein, protein MGVFDKAEKRIESAVGKVFARAFKGYVHPVEIVAGIQRELDTEAKLLSRERRLVPNSFTIGLSRNDYDRLTPYAKTLNSEILPGIRDHAADRQYVFNGPISIDYVLDEALPTGQFTVASEAVAGTTQARPDQPVRPGRMVLEVNGVRHPLVAPGILIGRGSEADVRLNDPGVSRRHALINVAGDPQHPLVTIEDLGSTNGVHVNGSRVTKTRLGEGSRIEIGNTRMLIHTPSES, encoded by the coding sequence ATGGGGGTGTTTGACAAGGCCGAGAAGCGGATCGAGTCCGCCGTCGGCAAGGTCTTCGCGCGGGCCTTCAAGGGCTATGTGCACCCTGTCGAGATCGTGGCCGGGATCCAGCGGGAACTCGACACCGAGGCGAAGCTTCTGAGCCGTGAACGGCGGCTGGTGCCCAACTCTTTCACGATCGGCCTGTCGCGCAACGACTACGACCGCCTCACCCCGTACGCCAAGACGCTGAACTCCGAGATCCTGCCCGGCATCCGCGACCACGCGGCCGACCGCCAGTACGTGTTCAACGGCCCCATCTCCATCGACTACGTGCTCGACGAGGCGCTGCCCACAGGGCAGTTCACCGTCGCAAGCGAAGCCGTCGCAGGCACGACGCAGGCCCGACCCGACCAGCCTGTGCGTCCCGGACGGATGGTGCTCGAGGTCAACGGCGTGCGTCACCCGCTCGTCGCGCCCGGCATCCTCATCGGCCGCGGCTCGGAGGCTGACGTGCGACTCAACGATCCCGGCGTGTCGCGCCGCCACGCCCTGATCAACGTCGCGGGCGACCCGCAGCACCCTCTCGTCACCATCGAGGATCTCGGCTCCACGAACGGTGTACACGTCAACGGGAGCCGCGTCACCAAGACGCGTCTCGGGGAGGGATCCAGGATTGAGATCGGCAACACGAGGATGCTGATCCACACCCCCTCGGAGTCCTGA
- the meaB gene encoding methylmalonyl Co-A mutase-associated GTPase MeaB, with translation MRRIGLDEIINGIETGNRGLIARAITLVESTKPAHREQAHELLRRIAPRTGDAFRVGISGVPGAGKSTFINAMGTRLIDQHHHKVAVLAVDPSSSRTGGSILGDRTRMGELTQREAAFVRPSPSAGHLGGVARATRESMLILEAAGYDVVLVETVGVGQSEVAVSGMVDTFLMLQVARTGDQLQGIKRGILELADVIAITKADGDNEQAARMAARELSIAMKLVTSDNEKRRAPVLTCSSYTGAGLDDVWTKVTEHRAELENRGQLASRRLDQQRDWLWNMVRDELMETLRTAPAVKAAAARVEAELAQESLSALEGAQEILKTFAQTVGTLPWADSTHPA, from the coding sequence ATGCGAAGGATTGGCCTGGACGAGATCATCAACGGGATCGAGACCGGTAATCGCGGCTTGATCGCCCGCGCGATCACCCTGGTCGAGTCGACGAAACCCGCACACCGCGAGCAGGCCCACGAGTTGCTGCGACGCATCGCGCCCCGCACGGGCGACGCCTTCCGCGTCGGCATCTCCGGCGTCCCCGGCGCCGGCAAGTCGACGTTCATCAACGCCATGGGGACCCGCCTGATCGACCAGCACCACCACAAGGTCGCGGTGCTGGCCGTCGACCCGTCCTCGTCGCGCACCGGCGGCTCGATCCTCGGCGACCGCACCCGCATGGGCGAACTCACCCAACGCGAGGCCGCCTTCGTCCGACCCTCCCCGTCGGCCGGTCACCTCGGCGGCGTCGCCAGGGCCACCCGCGAATCGATGCTGATCCTCGAGGCGGCCGGCTACGACGTCGTACTCGTCGAGACGGTGGGCGTCGGGCAGTCCGAGGTCGCCGTCTCCGGCATGGTCGACACGTTCCTCATGCTCCAGGTCGCCCGCACCGGCGACCAGCTGCAGGGCATCAAGCGCGGCATCCTCGAACTCGCCGACGTCATCGCGATCACCAAGGCGGACGGCGACAACGAGCAGGCGGCGCGCATGGCCGCCCGCGAGCTGAGCATCGCCATGAAGCTCGTCACCAGCGACAACGAGAAGCGCAGGGCCCCCGTACTCACCTGCTCGTCCTACACAGGGGCGGGGCTCGACGACGTGTGGACGAAGGTCACCGAGCACCGGGCCGAGCTCGAGAACCGCGGCCAGCTGGCCAGCCGCAGGCTCGACCAGCAGCGCGACTGGCTCTGGAACATGGTGCGCGACGAACTCATGGAGACGCTGCGCACCGCCCCCGCCGTCAAGGCCGCGGCGGCCCGGGTCGAGGCCGAGCTCGCACAGGAGTCCCTCTCGGCCCTCGAGGGTGCCCAGGAGATCCTCAAGACGTTCGCGCAGACGGTTGGCACGCTGCCCTGGGCGGATTCCACCCACCCCGCCTGA
- a CDS encoding PP2C family protein-serine/threonine phosphatase, with protein MFSLRFAAHSEVGRVRKNNQDAGYASPNLLVVTDGMGGAAAGDLASAVASTEVARSDHRAESGDEMLERIAGIIARANAKLTDLIDEDLELDGMGTTFCGAMFDGRQFGLAHVGDSRGYLLRDGELTQLTHDHSWVQALIDEGKITPEQAAVHPHRSLILKVLNGQVEFEPDLELIDARLGDRIMFCSDGLSGLVSDPLLRELLSLPDINEAIARLAAAANTNGGHDNITIVIGDVVEQDDELDALPGLLVGSATEVTIPRTGQLSQASGREDRDPAYPTPPEPTNPEHDASEVARYAPAQAPRRRWPGILAVILAIALVIGGGVWVLSAYAGSRYFVADDDGYVTIYNGLPGRFLGIDLNTKVERTDIEVTDLPRFYQRAVGGIIVVSGLDSARGTTTQLRGIAERCVAVREERLRPPAVDSPTATPTPSPTSTMPGLPRGTGAPVAPGSPIATSTQGPIAVGTLTPTATEEADPEAC; from the coding sequence ATGTTCAGCCTCCGCTTCGCAGCCCACTCCGAGGTCGGTCGGGTCCGCAAGAACAACCAGGACGCCGGCTACGCGTCGCCCAACCTGCTCGTCGTCACCGACGGCATGGGTGGCGCAGCGGCCGGCGACCTCGCCTCCGCCGTCGCCTCCACCGAGGTCGCCCGCTCCGATCACCGGGCCGAGAGCGGCGACGAGATGCTGGAGCGGATCGCCGGCATCATCGCCCGCGCCAACGCGAAGCTGACCGACCTCATCGACGAGGATCTCGAGCTCGACGGCATGGGCACCACGTTCTGCGGCGCCATGTTCGACGGTCGCCAGTTCGGTCTGGCACACGTCGGCGACTCCCGCGGCTACCTGCTGCGCGACGGGGAACTGACCCAACTGACGCACGACCACTCCTGGGTGCAGGCGCTGATCGATGAAGGCAAGATCACCCCGGAGCAGGCCGCCGTCCACCCGCACCGCTCGCTGATCCTCAAGGTCCTGAACGGGCAGGTCGAGTTCGAGCCCGACCTGGAGCTGATCGACGCCCGCCTCGGCGACCGCATCATGTTCTGTTCCGACGGGCTCAGCGGACTGGTCAGCGATCCCCTGCTCCGCGAACTGCTGTCACTCCCCGACATCAACGAGGCCATCGCCCGCCTCGCCGCCGCAGCCAACACCAACGGCGGCCACGACAACATCACCATCGTCATCGGCGACGTCGTCGAGCAGGACGACGAGCTCGACGCCCTGCCCGGCCTCCTCGTCGGCTCCGCCACCGAGGTGACGATCCCCCGCACCGGGCAGCTGTCCCAGGCCTCCGGCCGCGAGGACAGGGACCCGGCCTACCCCACGCCCCCGGAGCCCACGAACCCGGAACACGACGCCTCCGAGGTGGCCCGCTACGCGCCCGCCCAGGCACCGCGGCGCCGGTGGCCCGGCATCCTCGCCGTCATCCTGGCCATCGCCCTGGTCATCGGCGGCGGCGTGTGGGTGCTCTCGGCCTACGCGGGTTCTCGCTACTTCGTGGCCGACGACGACGGTTACGTCACCATCTACAACGGCCTGCCGGGCCGCTTCCTCGGCATCGACCTGAACACCAAGGTCGAGCGCACCGACATTGAGGTCACCGACCTGCCGCGGTTCTACCAGCGCGCCGTCGGCGGCATCATCGTCGTCTCCGGCCTCGACAGCGCCCGCGGCACCACCACCCAGCTGCGCGGCATCGCGGAGCGCTGCGTCGCGGTGCGGGAGGAAAGGCTGCGTCCGCCCGCCGTCGATTCTCCGACGGCGACGCCCACGCCGAGCCCCACGTCGACCATGCCCGGCCTGCCCCGCGGGACCGGGGCCCCCGTGGCTCCTGGCAGCCCCATCGCCACGTCCACCCAGGGACCGATCGCGGTGGGCACCCTCACCCCGACGGCCACCGAAGAGGCCGACCCGGAGGCCTGCTGA
- a CDS encoding peptidoglycan D,D-transpeptidase FtsI family protein has product MNGPIRKVTGFVAVLMALLLLNVTYAAVFRADDLNAEGRNRRVRDAEFAANRGAILVGNDPIAESVPNEGRFPWIRAYSDPEIWSAVTGWYSYFFARSGLEQSYNEQLAGTSADQSFGRIMDVVTGRKSQGANISTTLNAAAQKAAVKALGGKQGAVVAMDYTTGEILALVSTPTYDPTRLSTVDLTASQNSWAELLEASGEPLKNRATREVYPPGSTFKLVTAAAALEDGMVPDSQVDAPNSLRLPNSSRSIGNSTNCGGTRISLQQALLTSCNTAFANVGLDLGADRLQEMAEAFGFNQEQTIDISAATSRFPDEMDEAQTALSAIGQYDVAASPLQIVQVAAAIANDGVMMKPYLVSTVTNRDLTVLSSTTPEVLRTPVSEATATALQQMMVATVEEGTGKPARIDGVVVGGKTGTAQSDPDRPPYAWFVGYAEDPHVAVVAFVENADVDRDDISGGRLAAPIFTAVVEALR; this is encoded by the coding sequence ATGAACGGGCCGATCCGCAAGGTGACGGGATTCGTGGCGGTGCTGATGGCACTGCTGCTCCTGAACGTGACCTATGCCGCTGTCTTCCGCGCCGACGACCTCAACGCCGAGGGCCGCAACCGACGGGTCCGCGACGCCGAGTTCGCAGCCAACCGGGGCGCCATCCTCGTGGGCAACGACCCCATCGCCGAGTCCGTGCCGAACGAGGGCCGCTTCCCGTGGATCCGCGCCTACTCGGATCCGGAGATCTGGAGCGCCGTGACGGGCTGGTACTCCTACTTCTTCGCCCGCTCCGGACTCGAGCAGAGCTACAACGAGCAGCTGGCCGGCACCTCCGCGGACCAGTCATTCGGGCGGATCATGGACGTGGTGACGGGCCGCAAGTCGCAGGGCGCCAACATCTCCACCACGCTGAACGCGGCCGCGCAGAAGGCCGCCGTGAAGGCGCTGGGCGGCAAGCAGGGCGCCGTCGTCGCGATGGACTACACGACCGGCGAGATCCTCGCCCTCGTCTCGACGCCCACCTACGACCCGACCCGGCTGTCCACCGTCGACCTGACCGCCTCACAGAACTCGTGGGCCGAGCTGCTCGAGGCGTCGGGAGAACCGCTGAAGAACCGGGCCACCCGCGAGGTGTACCCACCCGGGTCGACATTCAAGCTCGTCACCGCGGCCGCCGCCCTCGAGGACGGCATGGTGCCCGACAGCCAGGTCGACGCCCCCAACTCCCTGCGACTGCCCAACTCGAGCCGCTCCATCGGCAACTCCACCAACTGCGGCGGCACCCGCATCTCGCTGCAGCAGGCGCTGCTCACCTCCTGCAACACCGCATTCGCCAACGTCGGCCTCGACCTCGGCGCCGACCGGCTCCAGGAGATGGCCGAGGCGTTCGGCTTCAACCAGGAGCAGACGATCGACATCTCGGCCGCCACGTCGCGGTTCCCCGACGAAATGGACGAGGCGCAGACCGCCCTCTCGGCGATCGGTCAGTACGACGTCGCGGCCTCGCCGCTGCAGATCGTGCAGGTGGCCGCCGCCATCGCCAACGACGGCGTGATGATGAAGCCGTACCTGGTCAGCACCGTCACGAACCGCGACCTGACGGTGCTCAGCTCCACCACGCCGGAGGTGCTGCGGACCCCCGTCTCGGAGGCGACGGCCACGGCGCTGCAGCAGATGATGGTCGCCACGGTCGAGGAGGGGACCGGCAAGCCGGCCCGCATCGACGGCGTCGTCGTCGGCGGGAAGACCGGCACCGCGCAGAGTGACCCCGACCGTCCCCCGTACGCCTGGTTCGTCGGGTACGCCGAGGACCCGCACGTCGCGGTGGTCGCGTTCGTGGAGAACGCCGACGTGGATCGCGACGACATCTCCGGGGGCCGGCTTGCCGCCCCCATCTTCACCGCCGTCGTGGAGGCGTTGCGGTGA
- a CDS encoding alpha/beta hydrolase, producing the protein MQVFTEELTATGRLTAYVQDPSDELASAATRPAMLVLPGGGYRFCSDREAEPVALAYLAQGFNCFVLRYAVGEHPWTDSFADGVAALEWIRDHADEVNIDPEKVAVVGFSAGGHLAASLGVSAPRRPDALVLGYPVTLAEFGPPVGKEFIDCPSHVDELTPPTFLFSTQGDTLVPIRNSLRFLTALAEHDIAFESHIYLLGPHGLSLATAAVANGRAAMVDDSVSQWLTDSVTFLRRIFGDFAVAGEAEVYADLLERRRPGLDMPVNRLLADDALTAVLDTHLPAEVIAALRSDGLAWSLSLRDLSGHQPELLNARVLEGLERDLHAVRN; encoded by the coding sequence ATGCAGGTATTCACGGAAGAACTGACGGCGACCGGGCGGCTCACCGCCTACGTCCAGGACCCCAGCGACGAGCTGGCCAGCGCTGCGACGCGGCCCGCGATGCTCGTCCTGCCCGGCGGCGGGTACCGCTTCTGCTCCGACCGCGAGGCGGAGCCCGTGGCACTCGCCTATCTGGCGCAGGGCTTCAACTGCTTCGTGCTCCGCTACGCCGTCGGGGAGCATCCCTGGACGGACTCGTTCGCCGACGGCGTCGCCGCCCTCGAGTGGATCCGCGACCACGCCGACGAGGTGAACATCGACCCGGAGAAGGTCGCGGTCGTCGGGTTCTCGGCGGGCGGGCATCTCGCGGCGAGCCTCGGCGTCTCTGCGCCCCGCCGCCCCGACGCGCTCGTCCTCGGCTACCCCGTCACCCTGGCCGAGTTCGGCCCGCCGGTGGGCAAGGAGTTCATCGACTGCCCCTCGCACGTCGACGAGCTGACGCCGCCCACCTTCCTGTTCAGCACGCAGGGCGACACGCTCGTCCCGATCCGCAACAGCCTGCGCTTCCTGACCGCGCTGGCCGAGCACGACATCGCCTTCGAGTCGCACATCTACCTCCTCGGCCCGCACGGGCTCAGCCTGGCCACGGCCGCCGTCGCCAACGGGCGTGCCGCCATGGTCGACGACAGCGTCTCGCAGTGGCTGACCGACAGCGTCACGTTCCTGCGGCGCATCTTCGGTGACTTCGCCGTCGCGGGCGAAGCCGAGGTCTACGCCGACCTGCTGGAGCGCCGTCGGCCGGGGCTCGACATGCCGGTGAACCGCCTCCTCGCCGACGACGCGCTGACGGCCGTGCTCGACACCCATCTCCCGGCCGAGGTGATCGCGGCCCTGCGCAGCGACGGCCTGGCCTGGAGCCTGTCGCTGCGCGACCTGTCCGGCCACCAGCCGGAGCTGCTGAACGCCCGGGTGTTGGAGGGACTCGAGCGCGACCTGCACGCCGTGCGGAACTGA
- a CDS encoding FHA domain-containing protein FhaB/FipA: MSDLIVAAIKIAFLALLWLFILFVANVIRTDLYGRRVPASSLATVPADRGRGKNRSKLPTRFAITAGPQQGVSVPVEPTINLGRAADSTLLLDDDYASARHAQLIQHDATTWVITDLQSTNGTYVNGKPISEPTKVTVGDVVRIGRTLMRLEI, encoded by the coding sequence TTGTCCGACCTCATCGTCGCTGCGATCAAGATCGCCTTCCTGGCTCTCCTCTGGCTGTTCATCCTGTTCGTCGCCAACGTGATCCGCACCGACCTGTACGGCCGCCGCGTCCCCGCCTCGTCCCTGGCGACGGTGCCCGCCGACCGCGGCCGCGGAAAGAACCGCTCCAAGCTGCCGACGCGGTTCGCCATCACGGCAGGCCCGCAGCAGGGGGTCTCCGTTCCGGTCGAGCCGACGATCAACCTGGGCAGGGCCGCCGACTCGACGCTGCTGCTGGACGACGACTACGCCTCCGCGCGGCACGCCCAACTGATCCAGCACGACGCCACCACATGGGTGATCACCGACCTCCAGTCCACCAACGGCACCTACGTCAACGGCAAGCCGATCTCTGAACCGACCAAGGTCACCGTCGGCGACGTGGTGCGCATCGGCAGGACCCTGATGCGGCTGGAGATCTGA
- a CDS encoding alpha-L-rhamnosidase-related protein: protein MALPLPPSIDALRQLSLTRSPDPLPDGAPTPTRPWFAAPGQWELGLLHRLVREGFAAAVDVEFASNFGAVAPTVDFRLTLSAEAALTIRATGAVTLASAGASESHDGLSRLSGASTYVVTVATGDPAPLRGPSRPFRSGDDVSSLVNRSGAAGFTVVDGPTPTVEVRTGDGVWVAAAVGGGTDEVAPDALRNPVHELELHKDGDLFVLPAEVLGRVVIECPGRPTIFAGESELEARTARHTEQHHDVRPRGDGRWESVHELALRYLAVEADDVARVTVEAPAYPIRRRGAFACSDETLTDIWAASAHTLRQCTHGLLLDGIKRDRVPWMGDLAVSVPAAAYAFPDRALAERGFIALGQPVSGYVNGIVDYSLWWLNCLADYARYFDGADFLAAVADDVDAALATLAEEAGDDGVLRPRPGVDAYPKAVFVDWGFDVEPGRDPVALQALWFWALRSGRELLERAGHDGAVRWGQAADRLRTTLHARAWDSSAGGWREYLDGDVAASPYPGVFALLAGLTPEGAVAGQAARQLAAPETRTPFVTTFAVRALAEAGRPDAAVEQVRRRWGEMLALGATTFWEEFPEDGASPYEMYGRPFGKSLCHAWAAGPAQLLPEIVCGLRPLSDGWATFAVDPRLGDLAWVGAIVAVPGGEITVLATQAEVSVTVPAGHALVHGGELLQGPTELRFATAP from the coding sequence GTGGCCCTCCCTCTTCCTCCGAGCATCGACGCGCTGCGACAGCTGAGCCTGACCCGTTCCCCCGACCCGCTGCCCGACGGCGCGCCGACGCCGACCCGCCCCTGGTTCGCGGCCCCCGGCCAGTGGGAACTCGGCCTGTTGCACCGCCTGGTGCGTGAGGGGTTCGCGGCCGCCGTCGACGTCGAGTTCGCCTCCAACTTCGGTGCCGTCGCCCCGACCGTCGACTTCCGCCTCACGCTGTCGGCAGAGGCCGCGCTGACGATCCGGGCGACCGGCGCCGTCACCCTCGCCTCGGCGGGGGCCTCCGAGAGCCACGACGGCCTGAGCCGCCTGAGCGGCGCCTCCACCTACGTCGTCACGGTGGCGACGGGCGATCCGGCTCCGCTGCGGGGGCCGTCGCGGCCGTTCCGCTCCGGCGATGACGTCTCCTCCCTGGTGAACCGGTCGGGCGCGGCCGGATTCACCGTCGTCGACGGCCCCACCCCAACCGTCGAGGTGCGGACGGGCGACGGCGTGTGGGTCGCCGCCGCCGTCGGTGGGGGCACCGACGAGGTCGCGCCGGACGCGTTGCGCAACCCCGTCCACGAGCTCGAACTCCACAAGGACGGCGACCTGTTCGTCCTGCCGGCCGAGGTCCTGGGCCGCGTGGTGATCGAGTGCCCCGGACGGCCGACGATCTTCGCGGGCGAGTCCGAACTGGAGGCCCGCACCGCGAGGCACACCGAGCAGCACCACGACGTCCGGCCCCGAGGGGACGGCCGCTGGGAGTCGGTGCACGAACTGGCCCTGCGCTACCTCGCCGTCGAGGCCGACGACGTCGCCCGTGTCACCGTCGAGGCGCCCGCCTACCCGATCCGACGGCGGGGCGCGTTCGCCTGCTCCGACGAGACTCTCACCGACATCTGGGCCGCCTCCGCACACACGCTCCGGCAGTGCACACACGGTCTGCTGCTGGACGGCATCAAGCGCGACCGGGTCCCGTGGATGGGCGACCTCGCCGTCAGCGTGCCCGCCGCCGCCTACGCCTTCCCGGACCGGGCGCTCGCCGAGCGCGGCTTCATCGCCCTCGGGCAGCCGGTCTCGGGTTACGTCAACGGCATCGTCGACTACTCCCTGTGGTGGCTGAACTGCCTGGCCGACTACGCCCGCTACTTCGACGGCGCCGACTTCCTGGCCGCCGTCGCCGACGACGTGGACGCCGCCCTGGCGACCCTCGCGGAGGAGGCCGGCGACGACGGCGTGCTGCGGCCCCGCCCCGGCGTCGACGCGTACCCCAAGGCCGTGTTCGTCGACTGGGGCTTCGACGTGGAGCCGGGCCGCGACCCTGTCGCGCTGCAGGCCCTGTGGTTCTGGGCGCTGCGCTCCGGCCGGGAACTGCTGGAGCGTGCCGGCCACGACGGCGCCGTCCGCTGGGGCCAGGCGGCCGACCGGCTCCGCACGACGCTGCACGCCAGGGCCTGGGATTCCTCGGCCGGCGGCTGGCGCGAGTACCTCGACGGTGACGTCGCGGCCTCCCCCTATCCCGGGGTCTTCGCGCTGCTCGCCGGCCTGACCCCCGAGGGCGCCGTCGCCGGGCAGGCCGCCCGGCAGCTGGCGGCGCCCGAGACCCGCACCCCGTTCGTGACGACCTTCGCCGTCCGCGCGTTGGCCGAGGCGGGGCGGCCCGACGCGGCCGTCGAGCAGGTCCGGCGCCGGTGGGGCGAGATGCTGGCGCTGGGCGCGACCACGTTCTGGGAGGAGTTCCCGGAGGACGGGGCCAGCCCCTACGAGATGTACGGGCGGCCGTTCGGCAAGAGCCTCTGCCACGCCTGGGCGGCGGGTCCGGCCCAGCTGCTGCCCGAGATCGTCTGCGGGCTGCGGCCGTTGTCGGACGGCTGGGCCACGTTCGCCGTCGACCCGCGGCTGGGCGACCTCGCCTGGGTCGGGGCCATCGTCGCGGTGCCCGGCGGCGAGATCACGGTGCTGGCGACCCAGGCCGAGGTCTCGGTCACGGTGCCGGCCGGGCACGCGCTGGTCCACGGCGGGGAACTCCTACAGGGACCGACCGAGCTGAGGTTCGCGACGGCCCCCTGA
- a CDS encoding FtsW/RodA/SpoVE family cell cycle protein has translation MSAQVQPAVSDHVIVHRPRRNVELALLLMAQSFGFAGWFITHLNLYGDLPPDMAVVGGIWFGLGIATHLVVRFRLPYADPVILPIVFLLNGLGLAMIYRIDQIPDPIKTDSATQLLWTGLGLVLFAAVVFVLRDHRRLQRYPYLMFLTGLVMLLLPLTPLGVELGGARIWIKVFGLSFQPAEVAKILLAIAFSAYFYEKREVLALAGRRFLGLDLPRGRDLAPILIMWLVSLGVMVFQNDLGTSLLFFGLFTVMIYIATERPAWPILAGGLFLIAAVAAYKFTNHVPRRVNAWLDPFSDFDRNGQIINAQFGLAWGGLFGRGWGLGRPGLTALAKSDMIAAALGEEIGVLGLMAIIVCYALLVARGFKTALTAPDGFGKLLAAGLSFVFALQVFAIIGGVTRLLPLTGLTTPFMSQGGSSLVANWMIIGILMVISHRARMPQTATASPEPLRIDDGPDVADDATAVIIR, from the coding sequence ATGTCCGCCCAGGTCCAGCCGGCGGTCTCCGACCATGTGATCGTCCACCGACCCCGACGCAACGTCGAGCTCGCGCTGTTGCTGATGGCTCAGTCCTTCGGCTTCGCCGGCTGGTTCATCACGCACCTGAACCTGTACGGGGACCTGCCTCCCGACATGGCGGTCGTCGGGGGCATCTGGTTCGGCCTCGGCATCGCGACGCACCTGGTGGTGCGGTTCCGGCTCCCCTACGCCGACCCGGTGATCCTGCCCATCGTATTCCTCCTCAACGGGCTCGGGCTGGCGATGATCTACCGCATCGACCAGATCCCCGACCCGATCAAGACAGACTCGGCCACACAGCTGCTGTGGACGGGGCTCGGCCTGGTGCTGTTCGCCGCCGTGGTCTTCGTGCTCCGGGACCACCGTCGACTCCAGCGCTACCCGTACCTGATGTTCCTCACCGGCCTCGTGATGCTGCTGCTGCCGCTGACGCCGCTGGGCGTGGAACTCGGCGGCGCGCGGATCTGGATCAAGGTCTTCGGGCTGAGCTTCCAGCCGGCCGAGGTGGCGAAGATCCTTCTGGCTATCGCCTTCTCCGCCTACTTCTACGAGAAGCGCGAGGTCCTCGCGCTGGCCGGGCGTCGCTTCCTCGGGCTCGATCTGCCGAGGGGCCGTGATCTGGCCCCGATCCTGATCATGTGGCTCGTGTCGCTGGGTGTGATGGTGTTCCAGAACGACCTGGGCACCTCGCTGCTGTTCTTCGGCCTCTTCACGGTGATGATCTACATCGCCACCGAACGTCCGGCCTGGCCGATCCTCGCCGGCGGCCTGTTCCTCATCGCCGCGGTCGCCGCGTACAAGTTCACGAACCATGTGCCCCGCCGCGTCAACGCCTGGCTGGACCCCTTCAGCGACTTCGACCGCAACGGCCAGATCATCAACGCCCAGTTCGGGCTCGCCTGGGGCGGCCTGTTCGGGCGCGGCTGGGGGCTGGGCCGTCCCGGCCTGACCGCGCTGGCGAAGAGCGACATGATCGCCGCCGCGCTCGGCGAGGAGATCGGTGTGCTCGGCCTGATGGCGATCATCGTCTGCTACGCCCTGCTGGTGGCCAGGGGGTTCAAGACGGCCCTGACTGCGCCGGACGGCTTCGGCAAGCTGCTGGCCGCCGGCCTGAGCTTCGTCTTCGCCCTCCAGGTGTTCGCGATCATCGGCGGGGTGACCCGCCTGCTGCCGCTCACGGGCCTGACGACGCCCTTCATGTCCCAGGGCGGCTCAAGCCTCGTCGCGAACTGGATGATCATCGGCATCCTGATGGTGATCTCCCACCGGGCCCGCATGCCCCAGACTGCCACCGCCTCCCCCGAGCCGCTCCGGATCGACGACGGCCCCGACGTGGCCGACGATGCGACGGCGGTGATCATCCGATGA